The Moraxella nasicaprae sequence ACCGCCAGAAAAGAAAAAGCCACTAATGACAATAGCCCTGTTTTGGAAAAATTGACCGCTGTTGCATCTAGCACCGTCAATCGTTTCAAACAAACAGGCATTGCATCTTGGTATGGTCGTCAATTTCACGGTCGCAAAACCGCCAATGGCGAAACTTTTGACATGAACGCAATGACCGCTGCACATAGCACACTCCCAATGAACTGCTATGTCAGAGTGACAAATCATGACAATGGCAAGTCTGTCATCGTCAAAATCAATGACCGACCAAAAACCGACAAGGTGCTTGATTTATCTTATGGTGCAGCTCGTGCCATTGGTATTTCTGGTAATCTGGGTAATGTTACCATCGAACGAGTCGATGGACCATAAACCCCAAAATAAGGCCAAAAAAAGACCGAAAAAATGGATTGTTTTTCGGTCTTTTTTATTGGGCGATATGCACCCTACTGAGCGATGGCATCTAAAATTTGCCGTTTTAGTTGTAGCGATGCTTGACTGTGCAAAAAATCCGCCTGCTTTGGTATGATAAAAGGTGTGGATAATGTGGCAGGGAATCCAGACAACACATAGATATAATCAGCCAAATACATCGCC is a genomic window containing:
- a CDS encoding septal ring lytic transglycosylase RlpA family protein — encoded protein: MNTVSKSLMRLAGITLGVSLGLSAQANSTANTANIDRVLNQLTAQHNNTSSLVRNARQSASLSLSSPLVQQTARKEKATNDNSPVLEKLTAVASSTVNRFKQTGIASWYGRQFHGRKTANGETFDMNAMTAAHSTLPMNCYVRVTNHDNGKSVIVKINDRPKTDKVLDLSYGAARAIGISGNLGNVTIERVDGP